From one Geoalkalibacter halelectricus genomic stretch:
- a CDS encoding ABC transporter ATP-binding protein produces MSQTVLELDGISQAYGSHLVVDNLSLRLEKGRIGCLLGASGCGKTTVLRTISGFESLLAGEIRLNGRTVSRPGQTLPPAKRGIGMVFQDYALFPHLSIFDNVAFGLRGFGRAEKIVRVNEMLELVGLKQEQQKYPHEISGGQQQRVALARALAPRPDLLLLDEPFSNLDVTLRERLSLEVRDILKAYGATALFVTHNQQEAFAVADQIGVMSEGRMLQWAGPHELYHRPTDTFVARFVGEGVLLPGVVRTKDEVETGLGLLKGDFSAATEVGGAVSVLVRPEDVVHDDDWPIKAEVVRRNFRGASILYTLRLAGGELVQAQVPSHCNHAIGEHIGIRSDVRHLVLFPRV; encoded by the coding sequence ATGAGTCAAACAGTTCTGGAACTCGACGGCATCAGCCAGGCCTACGGCAGCCACCTGGTGGTCGACAATCTGTCCCTGCGCCTGGAAAAAGGGCGCATCGGCTGCCTGCTTGGCGCCAGTGGCTGCGGCAAGACCACGGTGCTGCGTACCATCTCGGGCTTTGAGAGCTTGCTCGCCGGCGAAATTCGTCTTAACGGGCGCACGGTGAGTCGACCCGGCCAGACCCTGCCGCCGGCCAAGCGCGGCATCGGCATGGTGTTTCAGGACTATGCCCTGTTCCCCCACCTAAGCATTTTCGACAACGTCGCCTTCGGCCTGCGCGGCTTCGGTCGCGCGGAGAAGATCGTGCGCGTCAACGAAATGCTCGAACTGGTGGGGCTCAAGCAGGAGCAGCAAAAATACCCCCACGAAATCTCCGGCGGCCAGCAGCAGCGCGTTGCCCTGGCCCGCGCCCTGGCGCCGCGCCCCGATCTGCTGTTGCTCGACGAGCCGTTCTCCAACCTCGATGTGACCCTGCGCGAGCGGCTTTCCCTGGAGGTGCGTGACATTCTCAAAGCCTACGGCGCGACCGCTTTGTTCGTGACGCACAACCAGCAGGAAGCCTTCGCCGTGGCCGACCAGATCGGGGTCATGTCCGAGGGGCGCATGCTGCAATGGGCCGGTCCGCACGAACTCTATCACCGCCCGACCGATACCTTTGTGGCACGGTTTGTCGGGGAGGGGGTGCTGCTGCCGGGGGTGGTGCGGACGAAGGATGAGGTGGAAACGGGCCTGGGACTGCTGAAAGGCGATTTTAGCGCCGCAACCGAGGTGGGCGGCGCGGTAAGCGTCCTGGTACGTCCGGAGGACGTGGTGCACGATGACGACTGGCCGATCAAGGCCGAGGTCGTCCGGCGCAATTTTCGTGGTGCCAGTATTCTCTACACCCTGCGTCTGGCCGGCGGCGAACTGGTGCAGGCCCAGGTCCCCAGTCACTGCAACCACGCCATCGGCGAGCATATCGGCATCCGCTCCGATGTGCGCCACCTGGTGCTTTTCCCGCGCGTTTAA
- a CDS encoding ABC transporter permease, whose translation MSDNKVSPTSIGPRRAPVKGVRTGPFQLRFWDGWRLFTLAVALLVLVSLGVVCFSWLTPPAEIWQHLRQTLLARLLLNTLWLVLGVGVLTLVLGVSLAWLTATCEFPGRRFFSWSLLLPLAMPTYVLAFVFVGLLDFAGPVQTLWREWFGRAAWFPPIRSTPGVIIVMSLALYPYVYLLAKNAFQTQGRRAMEAAESLGCGSWEGFFRVALPMARPWIAGGVLLALMEALADFGAVSIFNYETFTTAIYKAWFGFFSLTTAAQLASLLVLLVFILIVVEQRLRARRRFSTARSSAHITRLTLRGWRAWAAAGFAGAVLLIAFGIPVFQLGVWTLSSFAAEFNVRYFALLGRSVALGLGAAVLICSTALVLSYAARRHSDTFTHGLVRVANLGYALPGAVLAVGIFIPMAALDNLLINFGETLFGWRLRPLLQGTVIIMLLAYLVRFLAPGFKPVDGAMHRVTPSIDEAARLSGLRGVALLGRIHLPMLRGGLLTAATIVFVDVMKEMPITLMTRPFGWETLAVKIFELTAEGEWERAALPAVALVVAGLVPIILFMRHSER comes from the coding sequence GTGTCCGACAATAAGGTTTCACCAACATCCATCGGCCCGCGGCGGGCGCCTGTCAAAGGCGTCCGCACCGGGCCTTTTCAGCTGCGCTTTTGGGACGGATGGCGGCTATTCACCCTGGCGGTGGCGCTGCTGGTTCTGGTGTCCCTGGGGGTGGTGTGTTTCTCCTGGCTGACGCCGCCGGCGGAGATCTGGCAGCATCTGCGCCAGACCCTGCTGGCGCGCCTGCTGCTCAACACTCTTTGGCTGGTGCTCGGCGTCGGGGTCCTGACCCTGGTTTTGGGGGTGAGCCTCGCCTGGCTCACCGCGACCTGCGAGTTTCCGGGGCGGCGCTTTTTTTCCTGGTCCCTGCTGCTTCCTTTGGCCATGCCCACCTACGTGCTGGCATTTGTCTTCGTCGGCCTGCTCGATTTTGCCGGCCCGGTGCAGACGCTCTGGCGTGAGTGGTTCGGACGCGCGGCCTGGTTCCCGCCGATTCGCTCGACGCCGGGCGTCATCATCGTCATGTCCCTGGCGCTCTATCCCTATGTGTATCTGCTCGCCAAAAATGCCTTTCAGACCCAAGGGCGGCGTGCCATGGAGGCGGCGGAGTCCCTGGGCTGCGGGAGTTGGGAAGGGTTCTTCCGGGTCGCCCTGCCCATGGCGCGCCCCTGGATCGCCGGCGGGGTGCTGCTGGCGCTGATGGAAGCGCTGGCCGATTTCGGTGCCGTCTCCATTTTCAACTATGAAACCTTCACCACGGCCATCTACAAGGCCTGGTTCGGCTTTTTCTCCCTGACCACCGCCGCCCAGCTTGCCTCGCTGCTGGTGCTGCTGGTATTCATTCTCATCGTCGTTGAGCAGCGACTGCGCGCGCGGCGGCGCTTTTCCACCGCCCGTTCCTCGGCTCACATCACCCGCCTGACCCTGCGGGGCTGGCGCGCCTGGGCCGCCGCTGGATTTGCCGGGGCGGTGCTGCTGATTGCCTTTGGTATTCCAGTGTTCCAGTTGGGCGTATGGACCCTGAGCTCCTTTGCCGCGGAGTTCAATGTGCGCTACTTTGCCCTGCTCGGGCGCTCCGTGGCGCTGGGATTGGGTGCCGCGGTGCTGATCTGCTCGACCGCCCTGGTGCTTTCCTATGCCGCACGCCGACATAGCGATACCTTCACCCACGGGCTGGTGCGTGTGGCCAACCTCGGGTACGCTTTGCCCGGGGCGGTTTTGGCGGTGGGCATTTTCATCCCCATGGCCGCCCTCGACAACCTGCTTATCAATTTTGGCGAGACCCTGTTCGGGTGGCGTTTGCGCCCCCTGCTCCAGGGCACGGTGATCATTATGCTGCTGGCTTATCTGGTGCGGTTTCTTGCTCCGGGTTTCAAACCGGTGGACGGGGCCATGCACCGGGTCACTCCAAGCATCGACGAGGCGGCGCGTCTCTCCGGCCTGCGCGGTGTGGCCCTGCTTGGGCGCATCCATCTGCCCATGCTGCGCGGCGGCCTGCTGACCGCGGCGACCATTGTGTTTGTCGATGTGATGAAGGAAATGCCCATCACGCTCATGACGCGGCCCTTCGGTTGGGAGACTCTGGCGGTCAAGATATTTGAGCTGACCGCCGAGGGCGAATGGGAGCGCGCCGCCCTGCCGGCGGTGGCCCTGGTGGTAGCAGGCCTGGTTCCCATCATTTTGTTCATGCGGCATTCGGAGCGATAA
- a CDS encoding symporter small accessory protein, which yields MFGLEGVAVPLGFALTILSALACVVYGVLNWNRGHYPEEARPRRAGRGEG from the coding sequence ATGTTCGGACTTGAAGGCGTCGCCGTGCCCCTCGGATTTGCCCTCACCATTCTCAGCGCCCTGGCCTGCGTGGTTTATGGGGTGCTCAACTGGAACCGCGGGCACTACCCCGAAGAGGCGCGCCCCCGTCGCGCCGGCCGGGGAGAGGGCTAA
- a CDS encoding response regulator: protein MPPHASPQNLRPAILIIDDDRAFLNHLENYVRGCCPDLEVRTCDDPVKGLAAIHPELELLLLDLEMPGLDGMKMLGYAVAKGLSKTRIIILSGRDADYLHQRFPMGSCLAVLNKHEIRQKQVLDMIFRALQRKHGVPEENAG, encoded by the coding sequence TTCTGATCATCGATGATGATCGTGCTTTTCTCAACCATCTTGAGAATTACGTGCGCGGCTGCTGCCCCGATCTCGAGGTGCGAACCTGCGATGATCCGGTCAAGGGCCTGGCGGCCATTCATCCGGAGCTAGAATTGCTGCTGCTTGATTTGGAGATGCCGGGTCTGGACGGGATGAAGATGCTCGGATATGCGGTGGCCAAGGGGTTGAGCAAGACACGCATCATCATCCTCTCGGGACGCGATGCCGACTATCTGCACCAGCGCTTTCCCATGGGCAGCTGTCTGGCGGTGCTCAACAAGCACGAAATCCGGCAGAAGCAAGTTCTCGATATGATTTTTCGTGCCTTGCAGCGCAAGCACGGCGTTCCCGAGGAAAATGCGGGTTAA
- a CDS encoding sodium:solute symporter family protein: protein MSPLLLGAVVAAYLCILAGLALKAYRETRTGADYLVAGRRTHPFVMAMSYGATFVSTSAIIGFGGAAALFGMGLLWLTFLTIFVGIFVAFVFFGRRTRIMGANLNAQTFPEFIGLRFQSRGLQGAAGLLIFVAMPLYAGVVLMGGGKFIAQILQVDYHAALLVLTLIVAVYVILGGIKGVMYTDAFQGSIMFAGMVTLLVFTYYRLGGVTVAHERLTGMKDIAVSMFGAKGHTGWTSFPTFMSEYWLVVVTTIILGVGIGVLAQPQLIVRFMTVRSDRELNRAVLIGGVFILVAVGVAFIVGPLANVFFYYENPATQGQIALLAANRQVDAIIPLYIGQAMPPWFAAIFMVTLLSAAMSTLSSQFHTMGTSLGRDLYEGALGRQGNSLLINKVAVFSAILISYALASGLPLFFEGGTAIIARGTAIFFGICAAAFLPMYFGAIYFRGMTRAGAWAGFITGTLTSLFWIFFIHVKESRPLMLCQALFGVDSLAGDSLWAVVDPLVVALPASIAATLLGNALGAKISSRHLVHCFRGIARAPRRATVKTGLQLPAGVPAAD, encoded by the coding sequence ATGAGTCCCTTGCTGCTCGGCGCCGTGGTCGCCGCCTATCTGTGTATTCTTGCCGGCCTGGCCCTCAAGGCCTATCGTGAAACCCGCACCGGTGCGGATTATCTGGTCGCCGGACGGCGCACCCATCCCTTTGTCATGGCCATGTCCTATGGTGCGACCTTCGTGAGCACCTCGGCCATCATCGGTTTCGGGGGCGCGGCGGCGCTGTTCGGCATGGGTTTGCTGTGGTTGACCTTTTTAACGATTTTTGTCGGAATCTTCGTGGCCTTCGTCTTTTTCGGGCGCCGCACGCGGATCATGGGCGCCAACCTCAACGCCCAAACTTTTCCCGAGTTCATCGGCCTGCGCTTTCAATCGCGCGGACTGCAAGGCGCCGCCGGCCTGTTGATCTTTGTCGCCATGCCCCTCTATGCCGGGGTAGTGCTCATGGGCGGCGGCAAGTTCATCGCCCAGATCCTGCAGGTGGATTACCACGCCGCGCTGCTGGTGCTCACCCTCATCGTGGCGGTTTACGTCATCCTGGGCGGAATCAAGGGTGTTATGTACACCGACGCTTTTCAGGGCAGCATCATGTTCGCCGGCATGGTGACGCTGCTGGTGTTCACCTATTATCGCCTCGGCGGCGTGACCGTCGCCCATGAGCGCCTCACCGGCATGAAGGACATCGCCGTTTCCATGTTCGGCGCCAAGGGGCACACCGGCTGGACCTCCTTTCCCACCTTCATGTCCGAATACTGGCTGGTCGTGGTCACCACGATCATTCTCGGGGTCGGCATCGGCGTGCTCGCCCAACCGCAGCTCATTGTGCGCTTCATGACCGTACGCAGCGACCGCGAACTCAACCGGGCGGTTTTGATCGGTGGTGTGTTCATTCTGGTCGCGGTGGGGGTGGCGTTTATCGTCGGGCCCCTGGCCAACGTGTTCTTCTACTACGAAAATCCCGCCACCCAGGGGCAGATCGCCCTGCTCGCCGCCAACCGGCAGGTCGACGCCATCATTCCCCTCTACATCGGCCAGGCCATGCCCCCGTGGTTTGCCGCGATTTTCATGGTGACCCTGCTCTCGGCGGCCATGAGCACCCTGAGTTCGCAGTTTCACACCATGGGCACTTCCCTCGGCCGCGATCTCTACGAAGGGGCCCTGGGACGGCAGGGAAATTCCCTGCTGATCAACAAGGTCGCGGTTTTTTCGGCCATCCTGATCAGCTACGCCCTGGCGTCGGGGCTGCCCCTCTTCTTCGAGGGCGGCACCGCCATCATCGCGCGCGGCACCGCGATCTTTTTCGGTATTTGCGCCGCCGCCTTTCTGCCCATGTACTTCGGCGCCATCTATTTTCGCGGCATGACCCGCGCCGGCGCCTGGGCGGGGTTTATCACCGGCACCCTGACCAGTCTCTTCTGGATTTTCTTCATCCATGTCAAGGAGTCCCGGCCGCTGATGCTGTGCCAGGCCCTGTTCGGGGTCGATTCCCTGGCCGGCGACAGCCTCTGGGCGGTGGTGGATCCGCTGGTGGTGGCTCTGCCCGCCTCCATCGCCGCCACCCTGCTCGGCAACGCCCTGGGGGCAAAAATTTCCAGCCGTCACCTGGTCCATTGCTTCCGCGGCATCGCGCGCGCACCGCGGCGTGCAACGGTTAAGACCGGCTTGCAGCTTCCGGCGGGTGTTCCCGCGGCGGACTAA
- a CDS encoding Fe(3+) ABC transporter substrate-binding protein, translating to MSKLRIALLAVLVVLVGLPVAAVAQAQEVVVYSARNEHLIRPVFEAYTRETGVQVTFVTDREGPLLQRLKSEGRNTRADLLLTVDAGNLWHAAQEGLLQPVDSAVLAANIPEHLRDPDNQWFGLSLRARTIVYSPERVNPEELSTYAALGEPQWKGRLLLRTSQKVYNQSLVAMLIAERGVEEAEKIVRSWVDNLAAPPFANDNAVMEAIAAGQGDVGIVNTYYLGRLLRDNPDLPVALFWADQEESGVHVNVSGAGVTRHARNPEGAIKLLEWMSSEAAQNLFVDANREYPVNPVVTPHPDVAAWGPFKQNPINVARAGELQTQAIMLMDRAGYR from the coding sequence GTGTCCAAGCTGCGCATCGCTCTCTTAGCTGTTTTGGTCGTGTTGGTGGGTCTGCCGGTGGCCGCTGTCGCCCAGGCCCAGGAAGTCGTAGTCTATTCGGCGCGCAATGAGCATCTGATCCGTCCTGTGTTCGAGGCCTACACGCGCGAGACGGGTGTTCAGGTGACTTTCGTGACCGACCGTGAAGGGCCGCTGTTGCAGCGGCTCAAGTCCGAGGGGCGCAATACCCGCGCCGACCTGCTGCTGACCGTCGATGCGGGCAATCTCTGGCATGCCGCCCAGGAGGGGCTGCTACAGCCGGTAGATTCGGCGGTTCTGGCCGCCAACATTCCCGAGCATTTGCGCGATCCCGACAATCAGTGGTTTGGCCTGTCCCTGCGGGCACGCACCATCGTCTACAGTCCGGAGCGGGTCAATCCCGAGGAGCTATCCACCTACGCGGCCCTTGGTGAGCCCCAGTGGAAGGGGCGCCTCTTGCTGCGCACCTCGCAAAAAGTGTATAACCAGTCCCTGGTCGCCATGCTCATTGCCGAGCGCGGCGTCGAGGAAGCCGAGAAAATCGTGCGCTCCTGGGTGGATAACCTCGCCGCCCCGCCCTTTGCCAATGACAACGCGGTGATGGAGGCGATCGCCGCCGGGCAGGGCGATGTCGGCATCGTCAACACTTACTACCTGGGCCGTTTGCTCAGGGATAATCCGGATCTTCCGGTGGCGCTGTTCTGGGCCGACCAGGAAGAAAGTGGTGTGCATGTCAACGTCTCGGGCGCCGGGGTCACCCGTCACGCGCGCAACCCCGAAGGGGCGATCAAGCTGCTGGAATGGATGTCCTCCGAGGCGGCGCAGAATCTGTTCGTCGACGCCAATAGAGAGTATCCGGTCAATCCCGTGGTGACTCCTCACCCCGACGTTGCCGCCTGGGGACCCTTCAAGCAAAACCCCATCAATGTGGCTCGCGCCGGTGAACTCCAGACCCAGGCCATCATGCTCATGGATCGCGCCGGCTATCGCTGA